Proteins encoded in a region of the Rothia mucilaginosa genome:
- the dnaA gene encoding chromosomal replication initiator protein DnaA, protein MTDSLQARWAHLLSILAADPAVTARQRGFVNLAQPQGLMGSSRLIIEVPNKLTRAVFEEQISASFRTALHEAFGPSTTALFDVNESMIPVEPASQDVFHSEREVPVEHQPVPSVAMASAHPEAPAGSRAFEYYTEPHPGPDHYEVPADEQVTRPSLQALEAERAGFPSAQQSAAPVAGAPAPREYPAPTFVPDAPAVPEAQQVHPHEDPENAPTWDSSARLNPNYTFDTFVIGQSNRFAHASAFAVAEQPGIVYNPLFIYGGSGLGKTHLLHAIGHYTKYLYPNLRVRYVNSEEFTNDFINSIRDDEGSSFKQIYRNVDVLLIDDIQFLAGKEATMEEFFHTFNALYNHQKQIVITSDLPPKQLTGFAERMRSRFGSGLNVDVQPPELETRIAILRKKAQNEILPVRDDVMEYIASHVTANIRELEGALIRASAAASMKKPPEPITLAEAETYLKDLLSDTGGAEITSALVLATVAKYFDVSIEDMQSKSRTRTLTNARQVAMYLLRELTEMSLPRIGNDLGGRDHTTVMHAVRKVSAQMAERQTIFNQVTELTNLIRQEQRAAG, encoded by the coding sequence ATGACCGACTCCCTTCAGGCGCGCTGGGCGCATCTGCTCTCCATTCTTGCCGCCGATCCGGCGGTGACGGCACGTCAGCGCGGTTTCGTGAATCTTGCGCAGCCTCAGGGATTGATGGGTTCTTCTCGCCTCATCATTGAGGTGCCGAATAAGCTCACCCGTGCGGTCTTTGAGGAGCAGATTAGCGCTTCGTTCCGTACGGCTCTGCACGAGGCATTTGGCCCGTCGACTACCGCGCTTTTCGATGTGAATGAGTCGATGATTCCGGTTGAACCTGCAAGTCAGGACGTTTTCCATAGTGAGCGTGAGGTGCCTGTCGAGCACCAGCCCGTTCCTTCGGTAGCGATGGCTTCTGCACATCCTGAGGCGCCCGCCGGTTCGCGCGCTTTTGAGTACTACACCGAGCCGCATCCGGGCCCTGACCATTACGAAGTGCCCGCCGATGAGCAGGTCACTCGTCCCTCCCTGCAGGCTTTGGAGGCGGAACGTGCCGGATTCCCCTCCGCGCAGCAGTCGGCGGCTCCTGTTGCGGGTGCGCCGGCGCCTCGCGAGTACCCGGCACCCACTTTCGTTCCGGACGCCCCGGCGGTACCGGAGGCCCAGCAGGTGCATCCGCATGAAGACCCGGAAAACGCGCCGACTTGGGATAGCTCTGCCCGATTGAACCCGAACTACACCTTCGACACCTTCGTGATCGGTCAGTCCAACCGCTTTGCGCACGCGAGCGCTTTCGCGGTGGCGGAGCAGCCCGGCATTGTCTACAACCCGCTGTTCATCTACGGCGGTTCGGGTCTGGGTAAGACCCACCTGCTGCACGCGATCGGCCACTACACCAAGTATCTGTACCCGAATTTGCGGGTGCGCTACGTGAATTCTGAAGAGTTCACGAATGACTTCATTAACTCGATTCGTGACGATGAGGGTTCGTCGTTCAAGCAGATTTACCGCAATGTTGACGTTCTTCTGATTGACGATATCCAGTTTTTGGCGGGTAAAGAAGCAACGATGGAGGAGTTCTTCCATACGTTCAACGCCCTATACAACCACCAGAAGCAGATCGTGATTACCTCTGATTTGCCGCCGAAGCAGCTGACCGGTTTCGCTGAGCGTATGCGTTCGCGTTTCGGCTCGGGCCTGAACGTGGATGTGCAACCTCCGGAGCTGGAGACTCGTATCGCGATTCTGCGGAAGAAGGCTCAGAACGAGATTTTGCCGGTGCGCGATGACGTCATGGAGTACATTGCTTCCCATGTCACGGCTAACATTCGCGAGTTGGAGGGCGCTCTGATTCGTGCGAGCGCTGCCGCCTCGATGAAGAAGCCGCCGGAGCCCATTACCCTGGCTGAGGCTGAGACCTATCTGAAGGATTTGCTCTCTGATACCGGTGGTGCGGAGATTACGTCGGCGCTGGTTTTGGCGACGGTGGCGAAGTATTTTGATGTGTCCATTGAGGATATGCAGTCGAAGTCTCGCACCCGTACGCTCACGAATGCGCGTCAGGTGGCGATGTATCTTCTGCGTGAGCTGACCGAGATGTCCCTGCCGCGTATTGGCAACGATTTGGGCGGCCGCGACCATACGACGGTGATGCACGCGGTGCGTAAGGTGAGCGCGCAGATGGCGGAGCGTCAGACGATTTTCAATCAGGTGACTGAGCTGACGAATTTGATACGCCAGGAGCAGCGCGCCGCTGGCTAG
- the dnaN gene encoding DNA polymerase III subunit beta produces the protein MKFTVERDVLAEAVGWTARSLPLRPTSPVLNGLLITASAGEVSIASFDHETSARQVIAADVEAEGVCLVPGKILAEICRSLPNAPVEFTADESVIRIHCRSANFQLAGMPVVDYPELPELPEISGTVDGAEFAEAVKQVQIAVSKDETLPLLTGIRVEINGDTMTLLATDRYRLAMREIKWNPTNPDVQAAVLLKAKTVSEVGSTLSGSGDLSIALPAAGELIGFAAGTRRTTSVLMDGDYPNIRALFPEQTPIHAVVRTSDLAEAARRISLVAERNTPLRLKFTQGSVAIDAGRGDEAQASETLQAHLSGDDITVAYNPAYLSDGLKVFGTEFVRFSFTDAPKPAVISGQDEPLAEDDRNYRYLLMPVRLPSN, from the coding sequence ATGAAATTCACCGTTGAACGCGATGTCCTTGCCGAAGCAGTCGGCTGGACGGCACGCTCACTTCCGCTGCGTCCCACTTCCCCCGTACTCAACGGTCTGCTGATTACCGCCTCCGCAGGTGAGGTCAGCATCGCAAGCTTCGATCACGAGACCAGCGCCCGTCAGGTCATTGCAGCCGATGTCGAAGCAGAAGGCGTTTGCCTGGTTCCCGGCAAGATCCTGGCAGAGATTTGCCGCTCCCTGCCGAACGCACCTGTCGAGTTCACCGCAGATGAGTCCGTGATCCGTATTCACTGCCGTTCCGCTAATTTCCAGCTGGCTGGTATGCCGGTCGTGGACTACCCCGAGCTTCCCGAGCTTCCCGAAATTTCCGGTACCGTGGACGGCGCCGAATTCGCTGAAGCCGTCAAGCAGGTTCAGATTGCGGTATCCAAGGATGAGACCCTGCCGCTGCTGACCGGTATCCGCGTAGAAATCAATGGCGACACCATGACCCTGCTCGCCACCGACCGCTACCGCCTGGCAATGCGCGAAATCAAGTGGAACCCGACCAACCCTGACGTTCAGGCGGCTGTGCTACTGAAGGCTAAGACCGTCTCTGAGGTCGGTAGCACCCTCTCCGGTTCCGGCGATTTGTCTATCGCCCTGCCCGCAGCGGGCGAGCTGATCGGCTTCGCAGCGGGTACCCGCCGCACCACCAGCGTTCTGATGGACGGCGACTACCCCAACATCCGTGCGCTGTTCCCCGAGCAGACCCCGATTCACGCGGTGGTTCGCACCTCCGACCTGGCCGAGGCTGCTCGCCGTATCTCCCTCGTGGCGGAGCGCAACACTCCCCTGCGTCTGAAGTTCACTCAGGGTTCGGTTGCTATTGATGCCGGCCGCGGTGATGAGGCTCAGGCTTCCGAGACTCTGCAGGCTCACCTGTCCGGTGATGACATCACCGTTGCGTACAACCCCGCCTACCTCTCGGATGGTTTGAAGGTTTTCGGTACTGAGTTCGTTCGTTTCTCCTTCACCGATGCGCCGAAGCCTGCCGTAATTTCCGGTCAGGATGAGCCTCTGGCTGAGGATGACCGCAACTACCGTTACCTGCTGATGCCGGTTCGCCTGCCGTCGAACTAG
- the recF gene encoding DNA replication/repair protein RecF (All proteins in this family for which functions are known are DNA-binding proteins that assist the filamentation of RecA onto DNA for the initiation of recombination or recombinational repair.): MYIDHISLLDYRTYALLSLPLSAGVTVFLGSNGVGKTNIVEAIDYAASLSSHRVSHDGPLVRAGASRAYIRTRTVRGSQQTVTEFEIAPGQSNRVRINRAAPVRAKEALGIARTVLFSPEDLQLVKGDPAGRRRFVDDLASSLRPVVSGYRSEYERILRQRNSLLKSMQRNARDENALSTLSVWDEQLSTLGAQLLSARFRLLQRFLPQLRRAYAGLTDGSKEVGFNYESTVFSSMGERSIEHAALMRVEDLKEALMRGFTERRRDEIERGVTLVGPHREDITLLLGGMPVKHFASHGESWSFALALKLASWFVHVEDDSSVGSSPILILDDVFAELDSARRHRLGAMVADAEQVLITCAVLSDIPEELGDYRLVSVTAGRAEYVQPAAGPVTDSAGQPNSTVSALAEGDGDE, encoded by the coding sequence GTGTATATCGACCATATTTCGTTGTTGGATTACCGCACCTACGCTCTGCTGAGCCTGCCTCTTTCGGCGGGAGTTACGGTGTTTCTTGGCTCGAATGGTGTGGGGAAAACCAATATTGTTGAGGCGATTGACTATGCGGCGTCGCTCTCTTCGCACCGTGTGAGCCATGACGGGCCGCTGGTTCGGGCGGGTGCTTCGCGCGCCTATATTCGCACCCGTACGGTGCGCGGTTCGCAGCAGACGGTGACCGAGTTTGAGATTGCTCCGGGGCAGAGCAATCGGGTGCGCATTAATCGTGCCGCGCCGGTGCGTGCCAAAGAGGCGCTGGGTATTGCCCGTACGGTGCTGTTCTCCCCGGAGGACCTTCAATTGGTGAAGGGAGACCCGGCGGGTCGTCGTCGTTTTGTGGACGATTTGGCAAGCTCTTTGCGTCCGGTGGTTTCCGGGTACCGTAGCGAGTATGAGCGGATTTTGCGGCAGCGTAATTCGCTGCTGAAATCCATGCAGCGTAACGCGCGGGACGAGAACGCTTTGAGCACGCTCTCGGTATGGGATGAGCAGCTGTCGACTCTGGGCGCTCAGCTGCTTTCTGCGCGTTTTCGTCTGTTGCAGCGTTTTTTGCCGCAGCTTCGCCGCGCCTACGCGGGGCTGACGGACGGCTCTAAAGAGGTCGGTTTCAACTATGAGTCGACTGTTTTTTCGAGCATGGGCGAGCGCTCGATCGAGCATGCGGCGCTGATGCGCGTTGAGGACCTCAAGGAGGCTTTGATGCGTGGTTTTACGGAGCGTCGACGCGATGAGATTGAGCGTGGCGTGACCCTGGTGGGTCCGCATCGTGAGGATATTACCCTGCTGCTCGGTGGCATGCCGGTGAAGCATTTTGCCTCGCACGGCGAGAGCTGGTCTTTTGCTTTGGCGCTGAAGTTGGCCTCCTGGTTTGTGCATGTTGAGGATGACTCCTCGGTGGGGTCTTCGCCGATTCTGATTCTTGATGATGTGTTTGCGGAGCTTGATTCTGCGCGCCGCCACCGCCTGGGCGCGATGGTTGCCGATGCGGAGCAGGTGCTGATTACCTGCGCGGTGCTCAGCGATATTCCGGAGGAGCTGGGCGACTACCGCCTGGTGTCGGTGACGGCGGGGCGCGCCGAGTATGTGCAGCCTGCCGCTGGTCCTGTCACTGACTCTGCGGGGCAGCCGAATTCGACCGTTTCTGCGCTCGCGGAGGGTGACGGCGATGAGTAA
- a CDS encoding DUF721 domain-containing protein, protein MSNPIHPQNHVSRETFDEFAEPQFAEPQNPREVDGVGEFYRDEVDAPSALLTRMRVAAQERGEAPLNAFSANKIMRDFGAVMSGVASKKKSRRAQGWDPRIMGGYSGPGESSRDPKPLGGIVSALIRSRGWKEPVAVSSVLARWAELVGPEIAAHTRPISFENSIVEVQCDSTAWTTQLRLMHGHLIELFRRELGEGVVAQVRVLGPNNGRWNQRGYRRATGMRGVRDTYG, encoded by the coding sequence ATGAGTAACCCCATTCACCCTCAAAACCATGTTTCACGTGAAACATTCGATGAATTCGCGGAACCGCAGTTTGCGGAGCCCCAAAACCCGCGCGAGGTTGACGGCGTGGGTGAGTTCTACCGTGATGAGGTGGACGCCCCCTCCGCCCTACTGACCCGTATGCGAGTGGCGGCTCAAGAACGCGGCGAGGCACCTCTGAACGCCTTCTCTGCGAATAAAATCATGCGCGATTTTGGTGCGGTCATGTCCGGTGTCGCCTCGAAAAAGAAATCACGGCGAGCGCAGGGATGGGACCCCCGCATCATGGGTGGCTATAGCGGCCCCGGAGAGAGCTCTCGTGACCCCAAACCCCTTGGCGGCATTGTTAGTGCTCTGATTCGTTCTCGCGGCTGGAAAGAGCCCGTGGCAGTCTCTAGCGTGCTGGCTCGCTGGGCCGAGCTAGTGGGTCCTGAAATTGCGGCACACACCCGCCCGATCAGCTTCGAAAACTCCATTGTTGAAGTCCAGTGCGACTCTACCGCCTGGACGACTCAGTTGCGCCTGATGCACGGGCACCTCATCGAGCTTTTCCGCCGCGAACTGGGTGAGGGTGTCGTAGCTCAGGTTCGCGTACTGGGCCCGAATAACGGACGCTGGAACCAGCGAGGCTATCGGCGTGCCACCGGTATGCGCGGCGTGCGCGACACCTACGGGTAG
- the gyrB gene encoding DNA topoisomerase (ATP-hydrolyzing) subunit B codes for MASEQNASEQQHEYGASDITVLEGLEAVRKRPGMYIGSTTERGLHHLVYEVVDNSVDEALAGYASKIDVTIQADGAVRVEDDGRGIPVDEHPTEHKSTVEVVMTVLHAGGKFGGGGYSVSGGLHGVGISVVNALSTRVITEVHRQGYAWHISFSNGGVPDGPLRKGEPSDKTGTIQTFYPDPEIFETVEFDFETLRARFQQMAFLNKGLTITLTDEREKFVGDEVTEEGEKNVLNRVRANADGFTTVTYRYDNGLFDYVHFLNAGAKTIVNEEIVSFEAEDTERNMSLEVAMQWTGAYKESVYSYANTINTHEGGTHEEGFRAALTSLVNRYARENKLLRDKDDNLTGEDVREGLTAVISIKISEPQFEGQTKTKLGNSEAKSFTQREVNDHLGDWFGRNPAVAKDIVRRAITAAQARIAARKARETTRRKGLLETSSMPGKLKDCSSKDPSISEIYLVEGDSAGGSAVQGRDPNTQAILPLRGKILNVERARLDRALSNAEIQAMITAFGTGIGDDFDIEKARYHKIVLMADADVDGQHITTLLLTLLFRFMRPLIEAGYVYLAQPPLYRIKWSNAPHDYVYSDAERDEALARGATKNLRLPKDNGIQRYKGLGEMDYTELWDTTMDPARRTLLQVKMEDAAAADQIFSVLMGEDVEARREFIQQNAKDIRFLDI; via the coding sequence GTGGCATCTGAACAGAATGCATCTGAACAGCAGCATGAATACGGTGCATCCGATATTACCGTGCTGGAAGGTCTGGAAGCGGTTCGCAAGCGCCCCGGCATGTACATTGGCTCGACCACTGAGCGCGGTCTGCACCACCTGGTCTACGAGGTCGTAGATAACTCGGTCGACGAAGCGCTCGCCGGCTACGCCTCCAAGATTGACGTGACCATCCAGGCTGATGGTGCTGTTCGCGTAGAGGATGACGGCCGCGGTATTCCCGTGGATGAGCACCCCACCGAGCATAAGTCCACCGTTGAGGTCGTTATGACCGTGTTGCACGCTGGCGGTAAGTTTGGCGGCGGCGGCTACTCTGTTTCTGGTGGTCTGCACGGTGTGGGTATCTCCGTGGTGAACGCGCTGTCGACCCGCGTGATTACCGAGGTGCACCGCCAGGGCTACGCATGGCATATTTCCTTCTCTAACGGTGGTGTGCCGGATGGCCCCCTGCGCAAGGGTGAGCCCTCCGATAAGACCGGTACAATCCAGACGTTCTACCCGGATCCGGAGATTTTCGAGACCGTCGAGTTCGACTTTGAGACTCTGCGTGCGCGTTTCCAGCAGATGGCGTTCCTGAACAAGGGACTGACCATCACCCTGACCGATGAGCGTGAGAAGTTCGTCGGTGACGAGGTCACCGAAGAGGGCGAGAAGAACGTCCTTAATCGCGTGCGCGCGAACGCTGACGGTTTCACGACTGTCACCTACCGTTACGATAACGGCCTGTTCGACTACGTACACTTCCTCAACGCGGGCGCGAAGACCATCGTGAACGAGGAGATTGTCTCCTTTGAAGCCGAAGACACTGAGCGCAATATGAGCCTGGAAGTGGCGATGCAGTGGACTGGCGCCTACAAGGAGTCCGTCTACTCGTACGCGAACACGATTAACACCCACGAGGGCGGTACTCACGAAGAGGGTTTCCGTGCCGCTCTGACCTCGCTGGTGAACCGTTACGCGCGTGAGAACAAGCTGTTGCGCGATAAGGACGATAACCTCACCGGTGAAGACGTGCGTGAGGGCCTGACCGCGGTCATTTCGATTAAGATTTCTGAGCCGCAGTTCGAGGGTCAGACCAAGACCAAGCTGGGTAACTCGGAGGCTAAGTCCTTCACCCAGCGTGAGGTGAACGATCACCTCGGTGACTGGTTCGGTCGTAACCCCGCGGTGGCGAAGGATATTGTGCGCCGCGCTATCACCGCCGCTCAGGCGCGTATTGCAGCCCGTAAGGCACGCGAGACGACCCGTCGTAAGGGCCTGCTGGAGACCAGCTCCATGCCCGGTAAGCTCAAGGACTGCTCCTCGAAGGATCCGTCGATCTCTGAGATTTACCTGGTGGAGGGTGACTCCGCGGGTGGTTCGGCTGTTCAGGGCCGTGACCCGAACACTCAGGCTATTCTGCCGCTGCGCGGTAAGATCCTGAACGTTGAGCGCGCTCGCCTGGACCGTGCCCTGTCCAACGCTGAAATTCAGGCGATGATTACCGCTTTCGGTACCGGCATTGGTGACGACTTCGATATTGAGAAGGCACGCTACCACAAGATCGTTCTGATGGCGGATGCGGACGTCGATGGCCAGCATATTACGACTCTGCTACTGACTCTGCTCTTCCGCTTTATGCGTCCGCTGATTGAGGCGGGTTATGTGTACCTGGCTCAGCCGCCGTTGTACCGCATCAAGTGGTCGAACGCTCCGCACGATTATGTGTACTCGGACGCTGAGCGTGATGAGGCTCTGGCTCGTGGTGCTACGAAGAACCTGCGCCTGCCCAAGGATAACGGTATTCAGCGTTACAAGGGGCTGGGCGAGATGGACTACACCGAGCTGTGGGACACCACCATGGATCCGGCTCGCCGCACCCTGCTACAGGTGAAGATGGAAGACGCAGCGGCGGCTGACCAGATCTTCTCTGTTCTGATGGGCGAGGACGTTGAAGCTCGCCGTGAGTTTATCCAGCAGAACGCAAAGGACATTCGGTTCCTTGATATCTAA
- the gyrA gene encoding DNA gyrase subunit A, whose protein sequence is MSEEHQNETTAVDVVSNGGSESVGQHGHIEQVDLQTEMQRSYLDYAMAVIIGRALPDVRDGLKPVHRRVIYAMYDGGYRPDRSFNKCARVVGDVMGQFHPHGDSAIYDTLVRLIQSWIMRYPLALGQGNFGSPGNDGAAAPRYTETKMAPIALEMVRDINEDTVDFQPNYDGKSLEPTVLPARIPNLLVNGSSGIAVGMATNIPPHNLREVAEGVEWFLKNPHATNEELLNALMARIKGPDFPTGAQILGTKGIEDAYRTGRGSITMRAVVNVEEIHGRTCLVVTELPYQANPDNLAIKIAELIKDGKVTGIADLRDETSGRTGQRLVIVLKRDASPKVVLNNLYKHTQLQENFSANMLAIVDGVPRTLSLDAFVRHWVDHQMDVIVRRTRYRLRQAEEEAHILRGLLKALDALDEVIALIRRSPTADEARSGLMEFLQIDEAQAQAILNMQLRRLAALERQKIQDRHDELMRMIAEYNAIIASETRQREIISEELGEIVNRYGDERRTQIMYGYNGDMSMEDLIPEEEVVVTITRGGYIKRTRSDQYRSQHRGGKGIKGASLRGDDVVEHFFVTTTHSWILFFTNLGRVYRAKGYELQEAGRDAKGQHIANLLEFQGGEHIAQVMELKSYEDAEYLVLATRGGMVKKSRLSDYDTNRTAGLIAINLREGDEVVSAFTVSDKDDILLVSRNGMSLRFHADDASLRPMGRSTSGVTGMKFREGDELISANVVTEGSFVFVVTEGGYAKRTSVDEYRVQGRNGFGIKVAKLVEDRGALVGGLIVDEEDEVLVVMASGKVVRSNVNEVPAKGRDTMGVIFAKPGKGDSIIGVARNQDRQLDDSDDETTENTEASESSEAPGTDNEGEAAAADLTATGGN, encoded by the coding sequence ATGAGCGAAGAACACCAGAATGAGACCACCGCAGTTGACGTAGTCAGCAATGGTGGTTCCGAAAGCGTAGGCCAGCACGGCCACATTGAACAGGTGGACCTGCAGACTGAAATGCAGCGTTCCTACCTGGACTACGCAATGGCCGTTATTATTGGCCGCGCCCTGCCGGATGTGCGTGACGGCCTCAAGCCCGTGCACCGCCGCGTGATCTACGCAATGTACGATGGCGGCTACCGCCCGGACCGATCCTTCAATAAGTGCGCCCGCGTGGTCGGCGACGTGATGGGTCAGTTCCACCCCCACGGCGACAGCGCTATCTATGACACTCTGGTGCGTCTGATTCAGAGCTGGATCATGCGTTACCCGCTGGCGCTGGGCCAGGGTAACTTCGGCTCCCCCGGTAACGACGGTGCGGCAGCGCCTCGATACACCGAGACCAAGATGGCTCCCATCGCCCTAGAGATGGTGCGCGACATCAATGAGGACACCGTCGATTTCCAGCCCAACTACGACGGCAAGTCCCTGGAGCCGACCGTTCTACCCGCGCGCATCCCGAACCTGCTGGTTAACGGTTCTTCGGGTATTGCTGTGGGTATGGCGACCAATATCCCGCCGCACAACCTGCGTGAGGTTGCTGAGGGTGTGGAATGGTTCCTGAAGAACCCGCACGCCACCAATGAGGAGCTGCTGAACGCTCTGATGGCTCGCATTAAGGGCCCGGACTTCCCGACGGGTGCGCAGATTCTGGGCACCAAGGGCATTGAGGATGCGTACCGCACCGGCCGCGGCTCTATCACGATGCGCGCGGTGGTCAACGTGGAGGAAATCCACGGTCGTACCTGCTTGGTGGTCACCGAGCTGCCGTACCAGGCGAACCCGGATAACCTGGCGATTAAGATTGCTGAGCTCATCAAGGACGGTAAGGTTACCGGTATCGCGGATCTTCGCGATGAGACTTCGGGTCGTACCGGTCAGCGTCTGGTGATTGTGCTCAAGCGTGATGCGTCCCCGAAGGTTGTGCTGAACAACCTGTACAAGCACACCCAGCTGCAGGAGAATTTCTCCGCGAATATGCTCGCCATTGTTGATGGTGTGCCGCGTACCCTGTCCCTGGATGCGTTTGTGCGCCACTGGGTGGATCACCAGATGGACGTTATCGTTCGTCGTACCCGTTACCGTCTGCGTCAGGCGGAGGAAGAGGCGCACATCCTGCGTGGCCTGCTGAAGGCTCTGGATGCTCTGGATGAGGTTATTGCCCTGATTCGCCGCTCCCCCACCGCTGATGAGGCGCGTAGCGGCCTGATGGAGTTCTTGCAGATTGATGAGGCTCAGGCGCAGGCAATTCTGAACATGCAGCTGCGTCGTTTGGCTGCTCTGGAGCGTCAGAAGATTCAGGATCGCCACGATGAGCTGATGCGCATGATTGCCGAGTACAACGCGATTATTGCGTCGGAGACTCGCCAGCGCGAGATTATCTCTGAGGAGCTGGGCGAGATTGTGAACCGCTACGGCGATGAGCGTCGCACCCAGATTATGTACGGCTACAACGGCGACATGTCTATGGAAGACCTCATCCCTGAGGAAGAGGTCGTGGTTACGATTACTCGCGGCGGCTACATTAAGCGCACCCGCAGTGATCAGTACCGTAGCCAGCACCGCGGCGGTAAGGGCATTAAGGGTGCCTCGCTGCGCGGTGATGACGTGGTGGAGCACTTCTTTGTGACGACTACGCACAGCTGGATTCTGTTCTTCACGAACCTGGGTCGCGTGTACCGTGCGAAGGGTTACGAGCTGCAGGAAGCCGGTCGTGACGCGAAGGGTCAGCACATTGCGAACCTGCTGGAGTTCCAGGGCGGTGAGCATATTGCTCAGGTGATGGAGCTGAAGAGCTATGAGGATGCTGAGTACCTGGTGCTTGCTACTCGCGGCGGCATGGTGAAGAAGAGCCGCCTGAGCGATTACGATACGAACCGTACTGCCGGCCTGATTGCGATTAACCTGCGTGAGGGCGATGAGGTTGTTTCGGCGTTCACCGTTTCGGATAAGGACGATATTCTGCTGGTGTCGCGTAACGGTATGTCGCTACGCTTCCACGCTGATGATGCGTCGTTGCGCCCGATGGGTCGTTCGACCTCCGGTGTGACCGGTATGAAGTTCCGTGAGGGCGACGAGCTGATTTCTGCGAATGTGGTTACTGAGGGTTCCTTCGTCTTCGTGGTCACTGAGGGTGGTTACGCGAAGCGTACGAGCGTGGATGAGTACCGCGTGCAGGGCCGTAACGGCTTCGGCATTAAGGTTGCTAAGCTAGTTGAGGATCGTGGCGCCCTGGTGGGTGGCCTCATTGTGGATGAAGAGGACGAGGTGCTGGTGGTTATGGCCAGCGGTAAGGTCGTTCGCTCGAATGTGAATGAGGTTCCTGCGAAGGGACGCGATACTATGGGTGTTATCTTTGCAAAGCCCGGTAAGGGCGATTCTATTATTGGTGTTGCGCGCAACCAGGATCGTCAGCTGGATGATAGCGACGATGAAACCACTGAGAACACCGAGGCTTCGGAGTCTTCTGAGGCGCCCGGTACGGACAACGAGGGTGAAGCGGCAGCTGCCGATCTCACCGCTACTGGAGGTAACTAA
- a CDS encoding DUF3566 domain-containing protein: MSSTPASSSPASAQRSASAGASKSSGAAKAGARRPAQARSGQARPGGTAKRPVGKRPVNAKRPTGSRRQLVRPAPRSKIRRARLVVQKVDTWSVAKLIFLLSIALGIVTVVASVILWLFLQASGAFTGVNQLISSLGTGSTTVDISQMISLGQVALVTTIFAVVNTVVFTLLGMIGAILYNLAAKLVGGVTLTLSDES, translated from the coding sequence ATGAGCAGCACTCCCGCGAGCTCCTCTCCTGCGTCGGCACAGCGTTCGGCGTCGGCTGGCGCATCCAAGTCTTCGGGTGCGGCTAAGGCTGGCGCGCGTCGCCCGGCTCAGGCGCGTTCGGGCCAGGCTCGTCCTGGCGGTACCGCTAAGCGTCCTGTCGGCAAGCGCCCTGTAAACGCTAAGCGTCCGACCGGTTCGCGCCGTCAGCTGGTGCGTCCGGCGCCGCGTTCGAAGATTCGTCGTGCGCGTCTGGTGGTTCAGAAGGTTGATACGTGGTCGGTTGCTAAGCTGATCTTCCTGCTGTCTATTGCCCTGGGTATCGTGACCGTCGTGGCTTCGGTGATTCTCTGGCTGTTCCTGCAGGCTTCTGGTGCGTTTACCGGTGTGAACCAGCTGATTAGCTCGCTGGGTACCGGTTCGACCACTGTGGATATTTCGCAGATGATTTCGCTGGGTCAGGTTGCTTTGGTGACTACTATTTTTGCTGTGGTCAACACTGTGGTCTTTACTCTGCTGGGTATGATTGGCGCGATTCTGTACAACCTGGCTGCGAAGCTGGTTGGTGGCGTGACCTTGACTCTGAGTGATGAGTCCTAG